From the Schistocerca nitens isolate TAMUIC-IGC-003100 chromosome 10, iqSchNite1.1, whole genome shotgun sequence genome, the window cacaaCTACAGATATTACATGTCATCAAAATTCCCCACCCCAGGCGTATAACGCCATAACAAGGTTTTGTAATTGATATCTAGTTAGTTACAACAGTCTTATTAAACGTTAAATATTTCATGAACATTTATAGCAGGAATATTTTAGTGGTAGAAAGATCGTCTACACCCAAAACTTACTTTATTTACAAAATGCCACATGTGGTAGGTAAATCAAGCGATATCATGTCATAAACAGCTTTATGGACCATATGTTCTTATACTGTGTTGGGACGTCAAGAAAACATGTAGAGCTGCAATAAGCGCACCAAATACTAACGTATATGAGATTTTAATCGCCTGAATATGGGCTGTGATACTCAATAAGGTGACTTACATTTTTACCTTCAGGTCTatgaaatttcatttgtttcatggATCCACCAATTAAATTTCTGTCTATTGTTCATTAATGAAATTAACACGTCAGATATTATCATGTTTCATGTACCCTTTTCTAAATTACTTGACAGGTAACGTCTTTGCTGCTGTCCTGTATCAGATTATATCTCTGTCTTTCCTGCAGGTTGGCTACGCCGCTGCCCCCGCCATTGCTGCCGCCCCCGCTGTCAGCTACGCCGCCCCCGCCATTGCTGCCGCCCCCGCTATCAGCTACGCCGCCCCAGCCATCGCTGCTGCTCCTGCAGTCAGCTACGCCGCCCCTGCCATTGCTGCGGCTCCTGCAGTTAGCTACGCTGCCCCCGCGATCAGCTACGCCGCCCCCGCAATCGCCGGAGTAGCAGCTGCTCCGGCAATTTCCTACGCCGCCCCAGCCATCGCCGCTGCTCCAGCCATCTCGTACGCTGCTGCTCCAGCCCTTAGCTACGCGAGGTAACAATTTTCTCTCAGTTATACTGACCTCTAGCTTTATTGTCAAAAAACAAACATACAAATTCACAATCATATTAGGTAATAAGCACATTAGACTTAGATAATACAACATGTTGTGTATGACTTCGTACACAGCGGTGAGGATAGGTGGGCTGTCGAGTGGTGTGGCAAATCTTGTCATAGTAAAGctgaacaggagcagaaatgattagtgaacaggtcaacacagtaaacagaagatttactaacTTGAGGTGTGGCTCAGCGGGCGTGCATTATTGGGTTCACCGGATCCCGCACTATCGCTGTcagcatctgatggaaacttgcagtTCCGCGGCCAGATGTAACGCCCATGGAGTGGTATCGATAGGTGATACCGCAAACGCATACATTGTATTTATATCTTCATATGACATGATGCAAGGTTCCAGGATGGTGTGCAGGATCTTGGACACTGTAAGTACTAAATCGAGTTGGTTGTGATTCACTTCTGTCCACATTCACAATATATACCACCAACATCCAAGTCTACTTCCTTCAAGTTATACCGGGAACTTCCTATTTTGGAATGTTACCTGTGTACTGACTTCTGCATATACCAGCTTTCAACGGATCTGGGTCTCCGCTGCACAGCTGCTGTCATGCACACTTGCGGAGTTGAGTGTTCTGTCCTCTCCTTATACAGTTTCAAGCCGCACCGCCTGTAAGGGCATGTTAAGCCTCCCAGGAGTCCACGGAAAGCTGTTTCCG encodes:
- the LOC126210622 gene encoding cuticle protein 16.5-like — protein: MNTAIVILFAVAACVLAADNKEATAEKKQEKRGLLGLGYGGYGYGAAIAAPAAVGYAAAPAIAAAPAVSYAAPAIAAAPAISYAAPAIAAAPAVSYAAPAIAAAPAVSYAAPAISYAAPAIAGVAAAPAISYAAPAIAAAPAISYAAAPALSYARYASSLSYGAYGAYGASYSRYALH